One Proteinivorax tanatarense DNA segment encodes these proteins:
- a CDS encoding helix-turn-helix domain-containing protein, protein MPYELLLFGEKVRELREQQKLTQCEVSDLSGVNVETVKRLEQGKVTPKLDTLESLSPILKYDLSKLLAEFRVKDFSKYSQTKQKVELMFDRNDLDGLELEMENLQRLLDDVKNDFFKKEIIQLLLLAKGVLLYKKDKKYNKGLKALCDAMKVFTPSFVLKDYKLCHYSQLEIRILMNIGLVLHKLKRQQKYENLMKFCFEKVDETNSMYPQICHNSAGVYRRKKDYTKALHYSQLGIDYCIETKNLQGISFLYFGKGVAQYYLGIEDYKEAFEKAVFFCKFFGERNLEKSMTENCYKYFGVKLQ, encoded by the coding sequence ATGCCGTATGAGCTTCTTTTGTTTGGGGAAAAGGTCAGAGAGCTAAGAGAGCAACAGAAGTTAACCCAATGTGAAGTTTCAGATTTATCAGGTGTTAATGTGGAAACTGTAAAAAGATTGGAGCAAGGAAAGGTTACACCTAAATTAGATACTTTAGAAAGTTTATCGCCTATATTAAAGTATGATTTAAGTAAACTGCTAGCTGAGTTTAGAGTGAAAGACTTTTCTAAGTATTCACAGACTAAACAAAAGGTGGAGTTAATGTTTGATAGAAATGATTTAGACGGTCTAGAGTTGGAAATGGAGAATCTACAAAGGTTGCTGGATGATGTGAAAAACGATTTTTTTAAAAAGGAAATCATTCAACTTCTTCTGTTAGCTAAAGGAGTTCTTTTATATAAAAAAGATAAAAAATATAATAAAGGGCTAAAAGCATTGTGTGATGCCATGAAGGTTTTTACCCCTAGCTTTGTTTTGAAGGATTATAAGTTATGCCATTACTCCCAGCTGGAGATTAGAATTTTAATGAACATAGGTCTTGTATTACATAAGTTAAAAAGACAGCAAAAGTACGAAAACCTTATGAAGTTTTGTTTTGAAAAAGTGGATGAAACCAACAGTATGTATCCGCAAATATGCCATAACTCAGCCGGTGTTTATAGAAGAAAGAAAGATTATACAAAAGCATTGCACTACAGCCAATTGGGCATAGATTATTGTATAGAAACCAAAAACCTACAGGGTATATCCTTTTTATACTTTGGCAAAGGGGTAGCCCAGTATTATTTAGGAATCGAGGACTATAAAGAAGCTTTTGAAAAAGCGGTGTTTTTTTGTAAGTTTTTTGGAGAAAGAAACCTTGAAAAGTC